A region of Moorena producens PAL-8-15-08-1 DNA encodes the following proteins:
- a CDS encoding peptidase domain-containing ABC transporter yields MVKSSSAPIISPQQLSKTLGYSLSPSEFQRVLKRCQFKEPKVGKFWHAGTSNANSNANSNANSNAGIYIIIAGKVRLLNGAGELITTLETEESFGELTLFPEVDLEPYLARASVNLKLCFLPADVVLALMDRYPQIRDHLWNTAQLRDSQCQMRSSERAATGTQNPTSAHSATPLTSGSPQKTKSQKKIKKAFFPHPAQRVGHWFQRVSRRYPFYAQQSASDCGAACLVMVSRYWGKQFSLNRLRKLANVNRDGASLRGLCFAAESVGFSTRPVQASFDELAKQKLPAIVHWEGKHFIVVYEITKTHVVVCDPALEQRTLTHREFNQDWSGYALLLEPTLKFKDTKASSTSVWQFFELIKPHWVMLVEILIASIFLQLFGLVTPIFTQLILDRVVVQRSQVTLTTVVLGLLLFSFFRVAMTGLRQYLLVHTAKRIDLALIVGFIRHTFRLPLSYFESRYVGDIVSRVQENRKIEQFMTGETLSILLDLLTVFIYGGMMFSYNSQMALVALVIVPPFSILALVTAPFLRRISREIFYASTKQNSYLIEALSGVRTVKASAVEQTVRWHWEELLNKAIKIGFSGHVFNTQLQMVSGTLEAVTSTGLLWFGASLVINDQLTIGQLVAFNMVLGKFTSPFQRLTVVWNKLQEVLISVERINDVLDAEPEEDLQQQDKVTLGQLQGHIRFENVTFRYHDDSDINVLENLSFEVKPGQMVALVGRSGSGKTTISKLVLGFYPPTDGKVLIDGLDITSITTQSLRSQMGVVDQDTFLFGGTIQENISLSHPSADLEQVMKAGQLAGAHEFIQQLPMGYDTQIGEGGGMLSGGQRQRIAIARALMGNPKLLVLDEATSHLDPESERIIQRNLNTILKGRTTLVIAHRLSTIRNADLILVMDRGILIESGTYRELMEKRGHFYYLNQQQHTVTQ; encoded by the coding sequence ATGGTTAAAAGTTCATCTGCTCCAATAATTTCTCCTCAACAATTGAGCAAGACTCTGGGATATTCTCTGTCTCCATCAGAATTCCAGCGCGTCCTAAAACGATGTCAATTCAAAGAGCCTAAGGTGGGCAAGTTTTGGCACGCAGGAACTAGTAATGCCAATAGTAATGCCAATAGTAATGCTAATAGTAATGCTGGGATCTATATCATTATCGCTGGTAAGGTGAGACTACTCAATGGGGCAGGTGAATTAATCACTACCTTGGAAACTGAGGAGTCTTTTGGCGAATTAACCTTGTTCCCAGAAGTTGACTTGGAGCCTTATTTGGCTAGAGCTTCAGTGAATTTGAAGCTGTGCTTTTTACCAGCGGATGTGGTGTTGGCTCTGATGGATCGCTATCCCCAAATCCGAGACCATTTGTGGAATACAGCACAATTGCGAGACTCCCAGTGCCAAATGCGATCCTCTGAAAGAGCCGCTACGGGAACGCAAAATCCTACCTCCGCTCACTCCGCCACTCCCCTCACCTCTGGATCCCCTCAAAAAACCAAGTCCCAGAAAAAAATCAAGAAAGCTTTCTTCCCTCATCCTGCTCAGCGTGTGGGACATTGGTTTCAACGGGTAAGTAGGCGCTATCCATTTTATGCTCAACAGAGTGCTAGCGATTGTGGTGCAGCCTGTTTGGTGATGGTGTCTCGCTACTGGGGCAAGCAGTTTAGTTTAAATCGCTTGCGGAAGTTGGCCAATGTCAACCGGGATGGAGCATCCCTGCGAGGACTGTGCTTTGCTGCGGAAAGTGTTGGCTTTTCCACTCGTCCGGTGCAAGCTAGTTTCGATGAGTTGGCGAAGCAGAAGTTACCAGCAATTGTTCACTGGGAGGGGAAACATTTTATTGTTGTCTATGAGATTACTAAAACCCATGTGGTGGTATGTGACCCAGCTCTTGAGCAACGCACCCTCACCCATCGCGAGTTTAATCAGGATTGGAGCGGTTATGCCCTGCTACTGGAACCAACCCTAAAGTTTAAGGATACTAAGGCGTCCTCTACATCTGTCTGGCAGTTTTTTGAGTTAATTAAGCCTCATTGGGTGATGCTGGTGGAAATCTTGATAGCGTCAATATTTCTCCAGCTGTTTGGATTGGTTACGCCCATCTTCACCCAGTTGATTCTAGACCGGGTGGTGGTGCAGCGCTCACAGGTAACCTTAACAACAGTAGTACTGGGATTACTGTTGTTTAGCTTCTTCCGGGTGGCGATGACAGGGTTGCGGCAGTATCTGCTGGTTCACACGGCGAAAAGGATTGATTTGGCGCTGATAGTGGGGTTTATTCGCCATACCTTCCGATTGCCCTTGAGTTACTTTGAATCCCGTTATGTAGGAGATATCGTATCACGGGTGCAGGAAAACCGCAAGATTGAGCAGTTCATGACCGGTGAGACCTTGTCGATTCTGCTGGATTTGCTCACTGTCTTTATCTATGGGGGCATGATGTTTTCCTACAACTCGCAGATGGCACTGGTAGCGCTAGTGATTGTACCACCATTTTCGATCTTGGCATTGGTGACCGCACCATTTTTACGACGGATTTCTCGGGAAATTTTCTATGCCAGTACTAAGCAGAATAGTTATTTGATTGAAGCTCTGTCTGGAGTAAGGACGGTGAAAGCCTCGGCGGTAGAACAGACAGTGCGGTGGCATTGGGAGGAGTTGCTCAATAAAGCCATCAAGATTGGGTTTTCTGGACATGTGTTTAATACTCAGCTGCAAATGGTGAGTGGTACCCTCGAAGCAGTAACGAGTACCGGTTTGCTATGGTTTGGGGCGTCCCTGGTGATTAACGACCAGTTAACCATTGGACAGTTGGTAGCCTTTAATATGGTGCTAGGGAAATTTACGTCTCCGTTCCAACGCCTGACGGTGGTATGGAATAAGCTGCAGGAGGTGTTAATTTCTGTGGAACGGATTAATGATGTCCTCGATGCCGAACCGGAGGAGGATTTACAGCAGCAAGATAAGGTAACCTTAGGTCAACTCCAGGGTCATATTCGGTTTGAAAATGTCACTTTTCGCTATCACGATGACAGTGATATCAATGTACTGGAAAATCTTAGTTTTGAGGTCAAGCCTGGGCAAATGGTAGCCCTAGTCGGACGCAGTGGTTCCGGGAAAACGACGATTTCTAAGTTGGTGTTGGGGTTTTATCCCCCTACCGATGGTAAGGTGTTGATTGATGGATTGGATATTACCTCGATAACGACACAGTCCTTGCGATCGCAAATGGGAGTGGTAGACCAAGATACCTTCCTATTTGGGGGAACCATTCAGGAAAATATTAGCCTCAGTCATCCTTCCGCTGATTTAGAGCAGGTAATGAAAGCGGGCCAATTAGCAGGAGCCCATGAGTTTATTCAACAATTGCCGATGGGCTATGACACTCAGATCGGGGAAGGGGGAGGAATGTTGTCCGGGGGGCAACGACAACGGATTGCGATCGCACGAGCACTGATGGGCAATCCCAAATTGTTGGTTTTAGATGAAGCTACCTCTCATTTAGATCCAGAATCAGAACGAATTATTCAGCGAAACTTAAATACAATTTTAAAGGGACGGACGACATTAGTAATTGCTCATCGCTTATCAACAATTCGCAATGCCGATTTAATTTTAGTGATGGATAGAGGAATATTAATTGAGAGTGGAACTTATCGGGAATTGATGGAAAAGCGCGGACATTTTTATTACCTAAACCAACAACAACATACTGTAACCCAGTAA
- a CDS encoding peptidylprolyl isomerase, which produces MSKPITITETDLIQELKLSRQMRELVEKIVKHKIITSVVADFGIEATEEELQKAADNYRVLNDLQSSDQTWEWLRYHGLSLEDYQEMIRYNLLSGKLAEHMFADKVEPYFYENSWDYEKVVMYEVEIEDDDLAMELFYAIQEGETSFFDVAHQHIENKELRCTGGYRGILQRQDLLPQVSASVFAATPPQLLKPIFAGGVMRLVYVEEIIKPELDQGLRTQIMSELFEQWLESKMMMEQVTMTFDKEKVEV; this is translated from the coding sequence ATGTCTAAACCTATTACGATTACCGAAACCGATCTGATTCAGGAACTGAAGCTATCCCGTCAAATGCGCGAACTGGTGGAAAAGATTGTCAAACACAAAATTATTACATCGGTGGTGGCAGATTTCGGAATTGAAGCAACAGAAGAGGAATTGCAGAAGGCGGCGGATAACTACCGGGTTCTGAATGACCTCCAGAGTTCGGATCAGACCTGGGAGTGGCTGCGCTACCATGGGTTGTCGTTGGAGGATTATCAGGAAATGATTCGCTACAACTTGCTGTCGGGGAAGTTGGCGGAGCATATGTTTGCGGATAAGGTAGAACCCTATTTCTATGAAAACTCGTGGGATTATGAAAAGGTGGTGATGTATGAAGTTGAAATAGAGGATGATGATTTGGCAATGGAACTGTTCTACGCTATCCAGGAAGGGGAAACGAGTTTTTTTGATGTGGCTCATCAACACATTGAGAATAAGGAGTTACGGTGCACTGGAGGCTATCGTGGAATCCTGCAGCGCCAGGATCTTCTACCGCAGGTGTCGGCTTCTGTGTTTGCGGCGACTCCCCCGCAGTTACTGAAACCAATTTTTGCGGGTGGTGTAATGCGTTTGGTTTATGTGGAAGAGATTATTAAACCTGAGTTGGATCAAGGGTTGCGGACTCAAATTATGTCGGAGTTGTTTGAGCAGTGGTTGGAGTCGAAAATGATGATGGAGCAGGTGACGATGACGTTTGATAAGGAAAAGGTAGAGGTTTAA
- a CDS encoding HlyD family efflux transporter periplasmic adaptor subunit: MTNSSNGKTATKLQDAKQIEQELMPTKLQDAKQIEQNLMSPKVENLNKDESREDWSFATKELLDSLPQAWTRGLLYLLVICISVIVPWAMFFKIDETGSARGRLEPQDKTIRLDSSVMGTVAKLYVKEGESVKTGQNLVELESDLVQTEIQQSQKRLEGQQNQLNQLKLMKNQLVIALQTQEQQNQAQQLEKLAQVEQVRQTLGALKKSYNLQKTEQLAQLNQAKQLLDHSQLAYNLMENRMENAKREVARFRDAFNEGIVSEIQLVDREDMAQDRQRLYQQTRSDLEQAKLRLTERESTYERTLRQTESEIEQAQLRIREQQKSYQGLVEAGKLAILRSEENFKNMEAEISRLEADIAQNKSQIEGLRFQLSQRVIKSPVNGTIFDLPISGAGSVVQPAMMVAEIAPENSSLSLKAHMTTQESGSLKTGLPVKLKFDAYPYQDYGVLPGEIISISPTTEEVDTPQGRIAVYSLNIALKKDCIDSGNKCIPLRPGDTASAEVIVRRRRIIDLILDPFKQLQKGGIGL; encoded by the coding sequence ATGACTAACTCATCGAATGGAAAAACTGCGACTAAACTCCAGGATGCTAAACAGATTGAACAGGAGTTAATGCCTACTAAACTCCAGGATGCTAAACAGATTGAGCAAAATTTAATGTCTCCCAAAGTAGAGAATTTAAATAAAGATGAATCAAGGGAGGATTGGTCTTTTGCTACCAAAGAACTTCTCGATAGTCTTCCCCAAGCTTGGACTAGAGGATTGTTGTATTTATTGGTAATATGTATTAGTGTCATTGTTCCTTGGGCAATGTTTTTTAAAATCGATGAAACTGGAAGTGCTAGGGGACGACTAGAACCCCAAGATAAGACGATTCGCTTAGATTCATCTGTGATGGGAACTGTAGCTAAACTTTATGTAAAGGAAGGAGAATCCGTAAAAACTGGGCAGAATTTAGTTGAACTAGAATCGGACTTAGTCCAGACTGAGATCCAGCAGTCCCAGAAGCGATTGGAAGGTCAACAAAATCAGCTTAATCAGTTAAAACTGATGAAAAATCAGTTAGTTATCGCCCTTCAAACTCAGGAGCAACAAAATCAAGCCCAGCAGTTGGAGAAGTTGGCCCAGGTTGAACAAGTGCGACAAACTTTAGGAGCCCTTAAGAAATCTTATAATTTACAAAAAACAGAACAATTAGCTCAGTTAAATCAGGCCAAGCAATTGCTAGATCATAGTCAACTGGCCTATAATCTAATGGAAAATCGCATGGAAAATGCGAAGCGGGAGGTGGCACGGTTTAGAGATGCATTTAATGAGGGGATTGTTTCTGAAATTCAGTTGGTAGACCGGGAAGATATGGCTCAAGATCGGCAACGGTTGTATCAACAAACCCGATCAGACCTTGAGCAAGCGAAGTTACGGTTAACAGAGCGAGAAAGTACTTATGAGCGCACCTTGCGCCAAACCGAATCAGAGATTGAACAGGCGCAATTGCGTATACGGGAGCAACAGAAAAGTTATCAGGGTTTAGTCGAAGCCGGGAAATTGGCTATACTTCGCTCTGAGGAGAATTTTAAAAATATGGAGGCAGAAATTTCTAGACTTGAGGCTGATATTGCTCAGAATAAAAGTCAGATAGAAGGGTTAAGGTTTCAGTTGTCTCAACGGGTGATCAAATCTCCGGTAAATGGGACAATATTTGATTTGCCGATTTCTGGTGCTGGTTCAGTGGTGCAGCCAGCAATGATGGTAGCAGAAATTGCCCCAGAGAATTCTTCCTTAAGTCTCAAGGCCCACATGACAACACAGGAAAGCGGTTCCTTGAAAACTGGGCTACCCGTAAAGTTGAAGTTTGATGCTTATCCCTATCAAGATTATGGGGTGCTACCAGGGGAAATTATCAGCATTTCTCCCACTACAGAGGAGGTCGATACGCCTCAGGGGAGGATAGCGGTGTATAGCTTAAACATTGCCCTGAAAAAAGACTGCATTGACTCAGGGAATAAGTGTATTCCTTTGCGTCCAGGGGATACTGCCTCTGCTGAGGTAATTGTTAGACGGCGTCGGATTATTGATTTGATTCTTGATCCGTTTAAGCAATTGCAGAAGGGGGGAATAGGACTTTAG
- a CDS encoding helix-turn-helix domain-containing protein: MAILGHQLRDKLRADQKGAGSTTGRYLTPFQQKLLQKSLELDISEKYRQRIQIMLLADQGKSQAEIRQALGCCPATARHWILMARTGQALNWQDNPIGRPKAVNEQYLERLQELVKQSPRDCGYSFRRWTAHWLSKHLAKELGVEITPRHVNRLLKEMGLSTRPRKSSKAQSKTTENGMSGVSIMIHDLQSAVLPDSSPIMLSYTNRITLSTNG, from the coding sequence ATGGCTATCTTAGGACATCAATTACGAGATAAATTACGAGCTGACCAAAAGGGTGCAGGTAGTACTACAGGGAGATATTTAACCCCATTTCAACAAAAACTTCTGCAAAAAAGTTTGGAATTGGATATATCAGAAAAATACCGTCAGCGTATTCAAATTATGCTGCTGGCGGATCAGGGGAAATCTCAAGCTGAAATTCGCCAAGCCTTAGGCTGTTGCCCAGCGACAGCTAGGCATTGGATCCTGATGGCTCGGACTGGTCAAGCACTCAATTGGCAGGATAATCCCATTGGTCGCCCTAAGGCGGTTAATGAGCAATATCTTGAACGGTTACAGGAACTGGTAAAACAGAGTCCTAGGGACTGTGGCTATTCATTTCGGCGCTGGACAGCTCATTGGTTGAGTAAGCATTTGGCTAAGGAATTGGGGGTTGAAATTACCCCTCGCCATGTGAATCGGTTGCTCAAAGAGATGGGATTGTCCACTCGACCGAGAAAATCCAGTAAGGCTCAGTCAAAGACGACTGAGAATGGGATGAGTGGGGTTAGCATTATGATTCATGACTTGCAATCGGCTGTTCTCCCTGATTCTTCACCGATTATGCTCTCTTACACAAATAGGATAACCCTGAGTACCAATGGTTAA